From Desulfovermiculus halophilus DSM 18834, the proteins below share one genomic window:
- a CDS encoding phosphate/phosphite/phosphonate ABC transporter substrate-binding protein produces the protein MFSVHVFRLPAVLVFGLGFLLLIAACDQGEPHIKVDLSKRIQIKAQRDLDSLTYAYLPQYSHRVSFARHHRIVQYLSAQTELPIRQVFPDSFAQHVQMVGEGKIDISFSNPLVYIQIADRFQAQAIARTVEQDGKSTFRGQIICREDNKAIQNIQDCRGKRWMAVSPTSAGGYLFALAYFQKHGLDRDDFQRIEFSPGPGGKQEKVVQAVYLGEYDIGSIREGTLDLMQDRVDLSAIRILATTKRYPGWVYAVRPGLDAGTVNRITQALCALDRDTHEEEEILAQAHIQRIIPAQDQEFDPIRELASQTGVKWRE, from the coding sequence ATGTTTTCAGTTCATGTATTCCGGCTCCCGGCCGTCCTTGTGTTTGGTTTGGGTTTCTTGCTCCTCATTGCAGCCTGCGATCAGGGCGAGCCGCATATCAAGGTCGATCTGAGCAAGCGCATCCAGATCAAGGCCCAAAGAGACCTCGATTCTTTGACCTATGCCTATCTTCCCCAGTATTCGCACCGGGTGTCCTTTGCCCGTCACCATCGAATCGTTCAATACCTGAGCGCACAAACCGAACTGCCCATCCGCCAGGTATTTCCGGACTCCTTTGCCCAGCACGTGCAGATGGTGGGCGAGGGCAAGATCGACATCTCTTTTTCCAATCCCTTGGTCTATATTCAGATCGCGGACCGGTTTCAAGCCCAGGCCATTGCCCGGACAGTTGAGCAAGACGGCAAATCCACCTTTCGGGGACAGATCATCTGCCGGGAGGACAACAAGGCCATTCAAAACATCCAGGATTGCCGCGGAAAACGCTGGATGGCCGTCTCCCCTACCTCGGCCGGTGGTTATCTCTTCGCCCTGGCCTATTTTCAGAAACACGGTCTGGACCGGGACGATTTCCAACGCATTGAGTTCTCTCCCGGACCAGGGGGCAAGCAGGAAAAAGTGGTCCAGGCTGTGTACCTGGGCGAATACGATATCGGGTCCATCCGGGAAGGGACCCTGGATCTCATGCAGGATCGGGTAGATCTCTCAGCCATTCGTATCCTGGCCACCACCAAGCGCTACCCGGGCTGGGTCTATGCTGTTCGACCGGGTCTGGATGCCGGGACGGTAAATCGAATCACCCAGGCCCTTTGCGCTCTGGACCGGGACACCCATGAGGAAGAAGAAATTCTGGCCCAGGCCCATATCCAGCGTATCATCCCGGCCCAGGACCAGGAGTTCGATCCTATCCGGGAACTTGCCAGCCAGACCGGGGTGAAGTGGCGTGAGTAG
- a CDS encoding ferritin-like domain-containing protein — protein sequence MSQNFCHSMQDVVAFAIDREEKAKQFYAQCAEKAQQPGIKQFFQDMAREEARHKKLLTDLDPATLETFESHPPEDLKLSDFLVDVQFTPEISYQEALAMAMKKEEKAHNFYQAWKDKCTKEKTANVFALLADEELKHKRKIEEIYDSEILTWD from the coding sequence ATGAGCCAGAATTTTTGTCACTCTATGCAGGACGTTGTCGCTTTTGCCATAGACAGGGAAGAAAAGGCCAAACAATTCTATGCCCAGTGTGCCGAAAAAGCCCAGCAACCGGGCATCAAACAATTTTTCCAGGACATGGCCAGGGAAGAAGCTCGCCATAAAAAGTTGTTGACCGATTTGGATCCAGCAACTTTGGAAACCTTTGAATCACATCCCCCGGAAGATCTCAAATTGAGCGATTTTCTGGTCGACGTTCAGTTCACTCCGGAGATCAGCTATCAAGAAGCCTTGGCAATGGCTATGAAAAAAGAGGAAAAAGCTCATAACTTCTATCAAGCCTGGAAAGACAAATGTACCAAGGAAAAGACCGCAAACGTGTTTGCCCTGCTGGCAGACGAAGAACTCAAACATAAGCGGAAGATAGAAGAAATTTACGACTCAGAAATTTTGACCTGGGATTAA
- a CDS encoding 2Fe-2S iron-sulfur cluster-binding protein, protein MPIIVINGQSYEAREGQKVLDVARRNSIPIPAICHHPALTPAGACKLCAVQTTNRQGNEVIRMSCLTKVRDGMDIQTETELVQQARIKAFNRLLSYAPESAVLRNLAQKFGIDLGPAPDECIRCRLCVRACREIVQADALTLEKRDGEEYVFPHPEHECIGCGTCANLCPTGAIKVEDNAGVRTISIRDQIIGQHPLMRCEACGQYFATGKFLNHVQTHTAGHPETKEHHRYCPTCAKLLSDRIKSATQMKRF, encoded by the coding sequence ATGCCCATTATAGTCATCAACGGCCAATCATATGAGGCCCGGGAAGGCCAGAAAGTCCTGGATGTGGCCAGGAGAAACTCCATTCCCATTCCGGCCATCTGTCATCACCCGGCTTTGACTCCGGCCGGAGCCTGCAAGCTGTGCGCTGTTCAAACCACAAACAGGCAGGGCAATGAGGTCATCCGCATGTCCTGCCTGACCAAGGTTCGAGATGGTATGGATATCCAGACCGAAACCGAACTGGTGCAGCAGGCACGGATCAAGGCCTTCAACCGCCTGCTGAGCTATGCCCCGGAATCAGCAGTCCTGCGCAACCTGGCCCAGAAATTCGGGATTGACCTCGGGCCGGCCCCGGATGAGTGCATTCGCTGCCGCCTGTGTGTCCGGGCCTGCCGGGAAATAGTTCAGGCCGATGCCCTGACTTTGGAAAAAAGGGATGGGGAGGAATATGTTTTTCCGCATCCGGAACACGAGTGTATTGGATGCGGGACCTGTGCCAATCTCTGCCCAACCGGAGCGATTAAGGTAGAAGACAATGCCGGGGTGCGCACCATCTCTATCCGGGATCAGATCATCGGCCAGCATCCGCTCATGCGCTGTGAAGCCTGCGGACAGTATTTTGCTACCGGCAAGTTCCTCAATCATGTCCAGACCCATACAGCTGGACACCCGGAGACCAAGGAACATCATCGCTACTGTCCCACCTGTGCCAAACTCCTCTCAGACCGGATAAAGAGTGCAACCCAGATGAAGCGTTTCTAG
- a CDS encoding NAD(P)-binding protein — MTEHVCPVTQTIDWLNGTLETNRVIHPRARQLVGEALARAQNVAQGRGRREDLQNLEELAQKIKNENISQASTEIAQELLQRLNDHFEVFASHIDTHTCPTSDCPQLTPAPCQMACPAGIDIPSYVTLIGQGRYDEAIEVIRKDNPFPWVCGLVCTHPCEFMCVRKRMDSPISIMDLKGFAAERAMSDRSYVNPEKSADNGHKVCVLGGGPGGLTAAYFLALWGYRVTVLEALPMAGGMMMVGIPRYRLPREVIDREVGMIEELGVELRLNTKLGRDTSLDDLKAEGFEAFVVAIGAHDSFKLMIPGEDDFAQVFPAVQFLRRVSVGDRRKPGRRVAVIGGGNVAIDAARTCVRLGCEEVSILYRRTHSEMPAHEQEVVEAEEEGVQFSFLTIPTEVVGANGRVTAIRCLRARLSEPDSSGRQRPVPVEGSEHDLEVDAVIPAIGQSIDPSGLQEWENLKWTRRNNMAVNTATMATPEPGVFAVGDVVTGPATVVEAIGAGKKAAWAVHRYIEDIPQPTLPPVPVRRRRLAPLQTRASLKADLKRPEIETLKNDRRRITFQQVHLGLPEDKAQQEAKRCLRCDICIRCGKCVDICRDQMGVDALHLGYLDFDHPGPTDLKITAERCILCGACATNCPTGAMQMRDKDGERVLMLCGTVLNRMKLEYCESCGTVLGPARYHDFISQRLQGISPALKGQRLCLQCARKESARNHAEIRPPDV, encoded by the coding sequence ATGACAGAGCATGTATGCCCAGTAACCCAAACCATTGACTGGCTGAATGGAACTTTGGAGACCAATCGTGTCATCCATCCCCGAGCCAGACAACTTGTAGGGGAAGCCCTGGCCCGGGCTCAAAACGTGGCCCAGGGCCGGGGTCGGCGTGAAGATCTGCAAAACCTGGAAGAGCTGGCCCAAAAGATCAAGAACGAAAATATCAGCCAGGCCAGCACCGAAATTGCCCAAGAGCTTTTGCAGCGCTTGAACGACCATTTCGAGGTCTTCGCCAGTCATATCGACACCCATACCTGCCCTACCAGCGACTGTCCCCAGCTGACTCCTGCCCCCTGCCAGATGGCATGTCCGGCCGGGATCGATATCCCCAGCTATGTGACTCTGATAGGGCAGGGACGTTATGATGAGGCCATTGAAGTTATCCGCAAGGACAATCCTTTCCCCTGGGTCTGCGGGCTTGTCTGCACCCACCCCTGCGAGTTCATGTGTGTGCGGAAACGGATGGATTCACCCATCTCCATCATGGACCTCAAAGGCTTTGCTGCCGAACGGGCCATGTCTGACCGCTCATACGTCAACCCGGAAAAATCAGCTGATAACGGGCACAAGGTGTGTGTTCTGGGTGGAGGCCCAGGCGGCCTGACCGCAGCCTATTTCCTGGCCTTGTGGGGATACCGGGTCACCGTGCTTGAAGCTCTGCCCATGGCCGGGGGGATGATGATGGTCGGCATTCCCCGCTATCGTCTCCCCCGGGAAGTCATTGACCGGGAAGTAGGGATGATCGAGGAACTCGGTGTTGAGCTCCGCCTGAACACCAAGCTTGGCCGGGACACCAGTTTGGATGATCTCAAGGCCGAAGGCTTTGAAGCCTTTGTAGTGGCCATCGGGGCCCACGATTCTTTCAAATTGATGATCCCGGGCGAAGATGATTTTGCGCAAGTCTTTCCTGCGGTTCAATTCCTGCGTCGGGTCAGTGTAGGTGACAGACGCAAGCCCGGCAGACGGGTGGCGGTCATTGGCGGAGGCAATGTTGCTATCGATGCGGCCAGAACCTGTGTCCGTCTGGGATGCGAGGAAGTCAGCATCCTTTATCGCCGCACCCACTCTGAAATGCCGGCCCACGAACAGGAAGTTGTGGAGGCCGAAGAAGAGGGAGTGCAGTTTTCCTTCTTGACCATCCCCACTGAAGTGGTAGGCGCGAACGGCCGGGTCACAGCCATTCGTTGCCTGCGGGCCAGGTTGAGCGAACCTGACAGCAGCGGCCGCCAGCGGCCGGTACCTGTGGAGGGCAGCGAGCATGACCTGGAAGTCGATGCTGTCATCCCGGCCATCGGCCAGAGCATTGACCCCTCTGGGCTGCAAGAATGGGAGAATCTGAAGTGGACCCGGCGAAACAACATGGCCGTGAACACGGCCACCATGGCCACCCCTGAACCAGGGGTCTTTGCTGTAGGCGATGTAGTCACCGGGCCGGCTACTGTGGTGGAAGCCATCGGAGCAGGAAAAAAGGCAGCCTGGGCCGTACATCGCTATATTGAGGATATTCCCCAACCAACCCTGCCTCCGGTTCCGGTTCGCAGACGACGGCTTGCTCCTTTGCAGACCAGGGCCAGTCTCAAGGCGGACCTGAAGCGGCCGGAAATAGAGACGCTCAAGAATGACCGCCGACGTATCACTTTTCAGCAGGTACACCTCGGTCTGCCTGAAGATAAAGCCCAACAGGAAGCCAAACGTTGCCTTCGTTGTGATATTTGCATACGCTGTGGGAAATGTGTGGACATCTGCCGGGACCAGATGGGTGTAGATGCCCTGCATCTGGGCTATCTCGACTTTGACCATCCTGGCCCTACGGATCTGAAAATAACTGCTGAGCGATGCATCTTGTGCGGGGCCTGTGCGACCAACTGCCCAACCGGAGCCATGCAGATGCGGGACAAGGATGGTGAACGTGTGCTCATGCTCTGTGGGACTGTGCTGAACCGCATGAAACTGGAATATTGCGAGTCCTGCGGCACTGTTTTGGGTCCGGCCAGATATCATGACTTTATCTCTCAGCGCTTACAGGGTATCAGCCCGGCCTTGAAAGGACAAAGGCTTTGCCTCCAGTGTGCCCGGAAAGAAAGCGCCCGGAATCATGCAGAGATCAGGCCCCCGGATGTATAA
- a CDS encoding 4Fe-4S dicluster domain-containing protein — translation MSKYYLFQDQKRCIGCKACEVACKTRQGLHQGPKPCSVITVGPKWVGTLPKAAFTFMPCFHCENPWCVAACPTGAMQKRPEDGIVFVDHSLCVGCKTCMSACPWGAPQWNPELGKVDKCDLCYDRVDQGLKPACATVCSTHCIHFGTPEEIPEIRRIRHAKAQAQE, via the coding sequence ATGAGTAAATACTACCTGTTCCAGGATCAAAAAAGATGTATCGGCTGCAAGGCATGTGAGGTTGCCTGCAAAACCAGGCAAGGGCTGCATCAAGGCCCCAAACCCTGCTCAGTGATCACAGTTGGACCGAAATGGGTGGGCACACTGCCCAAGGCTGCTTTTACTTTCATGCCCTGTTTTCATTGCGAAAACCCCTGGTGTGTGGCCGCATGCCCCACAGGGGCCATGCAAAAACGGCCTGAGGACGGCATCGTGTTTGTGGACCACAGTTTGTGCGTGGGATGCAAGACCTGCATGTCCGCCTGCCCCTGGGGTGCCCCGCAATGGAACCCGGAACTGGGCAAGGTCGACAAATGCGATCTGTGTTACGATCGTGTGGATCAGGGGCTCAAACCGGCCTGTGCAACGGTCTGTTCAACCCATTGCATCCACTTTGGCACTCCGGAAGAAATTCCGGAGATCAGGCGCATCCGGCACGCCAAGGCCCAGGCTCAGGAGTAG
- a CDS encoding molybdopterin-dependent oxidoreductase, whose protein sequence is MREEVYSLCFMCSVRCPIKVTVENGQVTFLEGSPYVPDMAGSLCPKGAAGIGLLNDDQRVQTPLIRSGPRGSGHWRQASWDEALDYVAENMKKIIDSYGPQSITLGERQQLSTHISKTFLKALGSPNHFTHDALCKGSVNTACRSLFGYTDGQMNVDYKNTKHLVLYGRNVFESVTVKGTNQIMQAMDNGAKLTYIDPRVTVTATKANRYLPIRPATDLALNYALMHVILKEDLYDRSFVHKWVQGLDELKNFVNSFTPEWAEQETGIKAKEIVDLAREISRDKPKVIFHYGYRGAHHANEIYLRRSILILNCLMGSVETPGGIYFKKGPGEVGGKPARKLVDQDLPKPEAIRFDKAGTPDFPLPDPAHGVAQYLPQAILNEDPYPIKCLFAYRLDPLMSMPDTQTTLKALEKLDLVVAIDINYSDIAWYADVILPESTYLERTDCVQQANSLKPQMFLRQQAVSPRYDTKPGPMILKGLADRLGIGQYFPYNSVEELVQWQLEPTGFSIDDFKAKGFVSYTDKQIFWDREKDLKLKTKSGKIEFTSSLLEEAGFKSFPEYETPQIPDKDNEFRLVVGRCVFHTHVSTQNNPYLNEILSENCLWINDRAAARLGIADQDMVEVRSPVNSGLIKAKVTNMIQPGAVFMLHGFGHQAQAARRSFNRGVSDAMLQENISDTIGGSPAFHDTFVTVHKVN, encoded by the coding sequence ATGCGTGAAGAAGTGTATAGTCTGTGTTTTATGTGTTCAGTTCGCTGCCCGATTAAGGTCACAGTTGAAAATGGACAGGTCACCTTTCTCGAAGGCAGCCCCTATGTCCCGGATATGGCCGGCAGTTTGTGCCCCAAAGGGGCAGCCGGAATCGGACTGCTCAACGATGATCAACGGGTCCAGACTCCTCTTATCCGCAGCGGTCCCCGCGGGTCCGGACACTGGAGGCAGGCCAGCTGGGACGAAGCCCTGGACTATGTTGCTGAAAATATGAAAAAGATCATTGACAGTTATGGTCCGCAAAGCATCACTCTGGGCGAGCGACAGCAGTTGAGCACTCATATCAGCAAGACTTTCCTCAAGGCTCTGGGCTCCCCAAATCATTTTACCCATGACGCCCTGTGCAAGGGATCTGTGAACACTGCCTGCCGGTCTTTGTTCGGCTACACCGACGGACAGATGAATGTGGACTACAAAAATACCAAGCACCTGGTCCTTTACGGCCGCAATGTCTTTGAAAGCGTGACTGTAAAGGGGACAAACCAAATCATGCAGGCCATGGACAACGGTGCCAAGCTGACCTATATCGATCCCAGGGTGACGGTCACAGCCACCAAGGCCAACCGCTATCTGCCTATCCGGCCGGCCACAGATCTGGCCCTGAACTACGCCTTGATGCACGTCATTCTCAAGGAAGACCTCTATGACCGCAGCTTTGTGCATAAATGGGTGCAGGGACTTGATGAGCTCAAAAACTTTGTCAACTCCTTTACTCCTGAATGGGCGGAGCAAGAGACAGGGATCAAGGCCAAAGAGATTGTGGACCTGGCCCGGGAAATCAGCCGGGATAAGCCCAAGGTCATCTTCCACTATGGATACCGAGGGGCGCATCATGCCAATGAGATCTACCTGCGTCGCTCCATCCTGATTCTCAATTGCCTCATGGGCAGTGTCGAGACCCCGGGAGGAATCTATTTTAAAAAAGGACCTGGTGAAGTGGGCGGCAAACCGGCCCGCAAGCTCGTTGATCAGGATCTGCCCAAGCCAGAGGCCATTCGCTTCGACAAGGCCGGAACTCCGGATTTCCCCTTACCCGATCCAGCCCACGGAGTAGCCCAGTATTTGCCGCAGGCCATTTTGAATGAGGACCCCTATCCCATCAAATGCCTGTTCGCCTACCGCCTGGACCCCCTGATGTCAATGCCGGACACTCAGACAACCCTGAAGGCCCTGGAAAAACTGGATCTGGTGGTGGCCATAGACATTAACTACAGCGATATCGCCTGGTATGCGGATGTCATTCTGCCTGAATCGACATACCTGGAGCGGACCGACTGCGTGCAACAAGCAAACAGCCTCAAACCGCAGATGTTCCTTCGCCAGCAGGCGGTCAGCCCGCGTTACGATACCAAGCCCGGTCCCATGATCCTCAAAGGCCTGGCCGATCGCCTGGGTATCGGTCAGTACTTCCCATACAACAGTGTGGAAGAGCTGGTTCAATGGCAGTTGGAACCCACCGGGTTCAGCATTGACGATTTCAAGGCCAAGGGTTTTGTGTCCTACACCGATAAACAGATCTTCTGGGATCGGGAAAAAGACCTGAAACTAAAAACCAAGTCCGGAAAGATAGAATTCACCTCATCTCTTTTGGAAGAAGCCGGATTCAAATCCTTTCCCGAATATGAAACACCTCAAATTCCGGACAAAGATAATGAGTTCCGGCTGGTGGTCGGCCGCTGCGTCTTCCATACCCATGTATCGACTCAAAACAATCCGTACCTGAACGAGATTCTCTCTGAGAACTGCCTGTGGATTAATGACCGGGCTGCTGCCAGACTGGGAATCGCCGACCAGGATATGGTCGAAGTGCGTTCCCCGGTAAATTCAGGCCTTATTAAGGCCAAGGTCACGAACATGATTCAGCCGGGTGCTGTGTTTATGCTGCACGGATTCGGTCATCAGGCTCAAGCAGCCCGCCGCTCCTTCAATCGGGGAGTGAGTGATGCCATGCTGCAGGAAAATATTAGTGATACTATCGGAGGAAGTCCTGCATTTCATGACACCTTTGTCACTGTGCATAAAGTGAACTAA
- a CDS encoding sulfite exporter TauE/SafE family protein, whose amino-acid sequence MHRRFPSLAPVLAALALIVAVAGAQPAWSAVQAQLESTNLEVGDRVTVTGQIEPGQDLFVTIASQNMFAPQDAKGVNEVKSFKSAVEDNPFNMDTTVPHLFYILTNKPDTFGDITKKRFGGPSFANGIYSTTMFNLKDWNGLSSEAKSVLGPITSQPEWSFFRYNHENSYGINTVTKERTQIGKVTIFARSVLTDYENSGNYWDEGTKIDLNKETGEFTASFESFRHSPPDTEFNVYVNGQEIGSYTLAGKGFWLDLGGRYMNPLWIILGAILVGAFFSLIGAAGGMLMAAYQVMVVNTMGPVGVNAANVLRPSNVALTLFSPLGSFYRYAIKERRVAWPVGLSFGVGILIGSIWLGKYVTAYLPLSSYKEWLAVLVVLMGIRTLYELTPKVMEKRKNIKAMTKKFNEEVAKAKAEGRAAQMGSIEPVKTGLTNYQFKFWGEEFKINPLLFGIIGLGIGIVARCFGIGGGFLLVPIMTMIGGLPMYVAVPVGLVGTCFSSIGSFIGYLLNGYLPDLWIAIAIIIGGFVGGTIGSRLQSMFTEKQLKWTLAIVLFFLFFRFFKIEIWL is encoded by the coding sequence ATGCACCGACGTTTTCCATCATTAGCCCCGGTTCTGGCCGCTTTGGCCCTGATTGTGGCCGTGGCCGGCGCCCAGCCCGCTTGGTCCGCCGTTCAGGCCCAGCTTGAATCCACCAATCTGGAAGTTGGGGACAGAGTTACGGTCACCGGACAGATCGAGCCCGGCCAGGATCTGTTTGTTACCATCGCCTCCCAGAACATGTTCGCGCCCCAGGATGCCAAGGGGGTCAACGAGGTCAAATCCTTCAAGAGCGCGGTTGAAGACAACCCCTTCAACATGGACACCACAGTGCCCCATCTCTTCTATATTCTGACCAACAAGCCGGACACGTTCGGGGACATCACCAAGAAGCGCTTCGGCGGCCCGTCCTTTGCCAACGGAATCTACAGCACAACCATGTTCAACCTCAAGGACTGGAACGGGTTGAGCAGCGAGGCCAAGTCCGTGCTCGGCCCCATCACCTCCCAGCCGGAATGGTCCTTCTTCCGCTACAATCACGAGAATTCCTATGGCATCAATACGGTGACCAAGGAGCGGACCCAGATCGGCAAGGTGACCATCTTCGCCCGCAGCGTGCTCACCGACTACGAAAACTCCGGCAACTACTGGGACGAAGGGACCAAGATCGACCTGAACAAGGAAACCGGCGAGTTCACGGCCTCTTTTGAGTCCTTCCGCCACTCCCCGCCGGACACTGAGTTCAACGTCTATGTCAACGGTCAAGAAATTGGATCCTATACCTTGGCCGGCAAAGGTTTCTGGCTGGACCTGGGCGGCCGGTACATGAATCCGCTGTGGATCATCCTGGGAGCCATCCTGGTCGGGGCCTTCTTCTCCCTGATCGGTGCGGCCGGAGGCATGCTCATGGCCGCCTATCAGGTCATGGTGGTCAACACCATGGGGCCGGTGGGCGTCAATGCCGCCAATGTCCTGCGTCCTTCCAATGTGGCCCTGACCCTGTTCTCACCCCTGGGCTCCTTTTACCGCTATGCCATCAAGGAGCGCCGGGTGGCCTGGCCCGTGGGTCTGTCCTTTGGCGTGGGTATTCTCATCGGTTCCATCTGGCTGGGCAAGTATGTCACTGCCTATCTGCCTCTGTCCAGCTACAAGGAATGGTTGGCCGTTCTGGTTGTCCTCATGGGCATCCGTACCCTGTATGAGCTGACCCCCAAAGTCATGGAAAAGCGGAAAAATATTAAGGCCATGACCAAGAAGTTCAACGAAGAGGTGGCCAAGGCCAAGGCCGAGGGCCGGGCCGCCCAGATGGGTTCCATTGAACCGGTCAAGACCGGGCTGACCAACTACCAGTTCAAGTTCTGGGGTGAAGAATTCAAGATCAATCCCCTGCTCTTCGGTATCATCGGACTGGGTATCGGGATTGTGGCCCGCTGTTTTGGTATCGGCGGCGGTTTCCTCCTGGTCCCCATCATGACCATGATCGGCGGACTGCCCATGTATGTGGCCGTCCCCGTCGGCCTGGTCGGAACCTGCTTCTCCAGCATCGGTTCCTTTATCGGTTATCTGTTAAACGGCTACCTGCCCGACCTGTGGATCGCCATCGCCATCATCATCGGCGGCTTTGTGGGCGGAACTATCGGCAGCCGGCTGCAGAGCATGTTCACTGAAAAGCAGTTGAAGTGGACTTTGGCCATTGTCCTCTTCTTCCTGTTCTTCCGTTTCTTTAAAATTGAAATCTGGCTCTAG
- a CDS encoding phosphate/phosphite/phosphonate ABC transporter substrate-binding protein, protein MRSWVLCSPGRCLLVFLAAALWAGAGAPGPASAAGGDPLRFLVVPVENEATMFRQFLPVKKYLEQRLNRPVDLKLGHDARAAAEGLQYQAWDVAYIDPSLYCEIKNTSDVQPIAKLRRQGKDSYKSVLVVREDSRWNKVADIRGASLALGRPGSSATHLIPLSLLRQADLTLSDFGQVSTLPNEDEIALSVLVGDHDVGAMSYDVFEKYSSVGLRILKASEDIPQFVICAAPHINSRTGKRITQAMLGYTGGTKQELSFVPVQDREYNILRIMLKNIAGKDYLRYPPDTVKLGLLPLFSAITLNKRFTPLASYLSEHTGRDFRLVIPRDFDEFVHLVRSGEVDFAFQNPYVYLLLAREGHLDSLALTVSLEPDQPRSTFRGLIITRKDSSIRKVSDLKGKRIMIVSSKSAGGYRFQKLFLEDRGIRIQEAADLRVAKRHEEVVLGVYRGQADAGFVRESALKVVRDLVDMDQIRVLAKTPYYPNWPFAAHATTDPGLARKVRQALISLEDAKLLHQVGVEGFTEPQGDDLEQLKARVEFD, encoded by the coding sequence ATGAGGTCTTGGGTCTTGTGTTCCCCGGGGAGATGCCTGCTTGTCTTTCTTGCGGCGGCCCTCTGGGCCGGTGCGGGTGCTCCTGGTCCGGCTTCAGCGGCAGGCGGCGATCCGCTGCGTTTCCTTGTGGTGCCTGTGGAGAACGAGGCGACCATGTTCCGGCAGTTCCTTCCGGTCAAAAAGTATCTGGAGCAGCGTCTGAACCGGCCAGTGGACTTGAAGCTGGGTCATGACGCCCGGGCCGCGGCCGAGGGGCTGCAGTACCAGGCCTGGGATGTGGCTTATATAGATCCGTCGCTGTATTGTGAAATAAAGAACACAAGCGATGTGCAGCCGATCGCCAAGCTGCGGCGCCAGGGAAAGGACAGCTACAAATCGGTCCTGGTGGTCAGGGAGGACTCCAGGTGGAACAAGGTTGCCGATATCCGCGGAGCCAGCCTGGCCCTGGGCCGTCCGGGGTCTTCGGCCACCCATCTCATCCCCTTGTCCCTGCTCCGCCAGGCGGATCTGACCTTGTCCGATTTTGGACAAGTGAGCACCCTGCCCAATGAGGACGAAATCGCATTGAGCGTCTTGGTCGGGGATCACGACGTGGGGGCCATGAGCTACGACGTGTTTGAAAAGTATTCCTCCGTGGGACTGCGCATCCTCAAGGCCTCGGAGGATATTCCCCAGTTCGTGATCTGTGCGGCCCCCCATATAAACTCTCGGACCGGGAAGCGAATAACCCAGGCCATGTTAGGCTATACCGGGGGGACGAAGCAGGAGCTCTCCTTTGTTCCGGTTCAGGACAGGGAGTACAATATCCTGCGGATAATGCTCAAGAATATCGCAGGCAAGGACTATCTGCGCTATCCTCCGGACACTGTGAAGCTCGGCCTGCTGCCCCTGTTCTCGGCCATCACCCTGAACAAGAGGTTCACCCCCCTGGCCTCCTATCTGTCTGAACACACCGGCCGGGATTTTCGGCTGGTCATTCCCAGGGACTTTGACGAGTTCGTGCACCTCGTCCGGTCCGGGGAGGTGGACTTCGCCTTTCAGAATCCATATGTCTATCTCCTTCTGGCCCGGGAGGGGCATTTGGACTCCCTGGCCCTGACCGTCAGCCTGGAGCCGGATCAGCCCAGGAGCACCTTCCGGGGCCTGATCATCACCAGAAAGGACAGCTCGATCCGCAAGGTGAGCGATCTGAAAGGCAAGCGGATCATGATCGTTTCCTCCAAGTCGGCCGGAGGCTACAGGTTCCAGAAGCTTTTTCTGGAAGACAGGGGGATCCGGATCCAGGAAGCTGCCGACCTGCGGGTGGCCAAGCGGCACGAGGAGGTTGTCCTGGGCGTGTACCGGGGGCAGGCCGATGCCGGGTTCGTGCGCGAGTCGGCCCTGAAAGTGGTCCGGGATCTGGTGGACATGGACCAAATTCGGGTCCTGGCCAAAACCCCCTATTATCCGAACTGGCCCTTTGCCGCCCACGCCACAACAGATCCCGGCCTGGCCCGGAAGGTGAGACAGGCCCTGATATCCCTTGAGGACGCCAAACTCCTGCACCAGGTCGGGGTGGAAGGGTTCACCGAGCCGCAGGGGGACGATCTTGAGCAGCTCAAGGCCCGGGTGGAGTTTGATTGA